From Strix uralensis isolate ZFMK-TIS-50842 chromosome 1, bStrUra1, whole genome shotgun sequence, a single genomic window includes:
- the ASB10 gene encoding ankyrin repeat and SOCS box protein 10 isoform X2 — translation MGSITGRGDKSQEPICTQKVDGPAQAYWQALLTGDREIVAEILSDPQNNLSPNAVFDTSDLEEWKNYRFNLRWLRLWSLSYEQELTTPLHITASRGYTDCLRLLLLRGAAVNFAPGGKTALHEACAAASTDCVRLLLSFGADPEAVSEDGYKPLHLCKSPDSFECVQQLLQHGASVNSRTEEEDDTALHVAARHGLTEHVQLLLRYGAELEAMNEEGQTPLNAACAQPHQPQDMDGYYRVCQLLVESGADINAADRDRQHPLHLACKNANAQVVELLLARGANVNVMNYSGNTALHNILQATAYKLEHHPELVVQALLNYGAIRIWPGSLLKVLRYCHTCPRVIEALMNSYDHVRVSEDWVEAVPAEVVQKYPRFYQSLFSLEQRPRSLQHLARCALRTFLEGRLLLVLSQLHLPRALHRFLLLSFEDVLY, via the exons ATGGGTAGCATCACAGGCAGAGGAGACAAGAGTCAGGAGCCCATCTGCACGCAGAAGGTGGATGGCCCTGCCCAGGCCTACTGGCAGGCCCTGCTGACTGGGGATCGGGAGATTGTGGCCGAGATCCTCAGTGACCCTCAGAACAACTTGAGTCCCAATGCTGTGTTCGACACCAGTGACCTGGAAGAGTGGAAGAACTACCGCTTCAACCTGCGCTGGCTGA gaCTGTGGTCTCTGAGCTATGAGCAGGAGCTCACCACGCCGCTGCACATCACAGCCAGCCGGGGCTACACAGACTGCCTGCGGCTCCTGCTGCTCAGGGGTGCTGCCGTCAACTTCGCACCGGGGGGTAAGACTGCCCTGCATGAGGCTtgtgcagcagccagcacagacTGCGTGCGCCTGCTGCTCAGCTTTGGTGCTGACCCCGAGGCTGTCTCTGAGGATGGCTACAAGCCCCTGCATCTCTGCAAGAGCCCAGACTCCTTCGA GTGtgtccagcagctgctgcagcatggTGCCAGTGTGAACAGTCggacagaggaggaagacgaCACAGCGTTGCATGTAGCGGCACGGCATGGCCTAACAGAGCACGTTCAGCTGCTGCTGCGCTACggggcagagctggaggcaaTGAATGAGGAGGGACAGACACCACTGAATGCTGCCTGTGCGCAGCCCCACCAACCCCAGGACATGGACGGCTACTACCGGGTCTGCCAGCTGCTGGTGGAGAGTGGTGCTGACATCAACGCTGCAGATAGGGACCGGCAGCACCCGCTTCACCTGGCCTGCAAGAATGCTAATGCTCAAGTAGTAGAGTTACTGCTGGCCCGGGGTGCAAATGTCAACGTCATGAACTACAGCGGCAACACGGCACTGCACAATATCCTGCAAGCCACTGCCTACAAGCTCGAGCATCACCCAGAGCTTGTGGTGCAAGCCCTGCTCAACTATGGTGCCATCCGCATCTGGCCTGGCTCCCTGCTCAAG GTGCTGCGGTACTGCCATACCTGCCCGCGGGTCATCGAGGCCCTGATGAACAGCTACGACCACGTGCGCGTCTCCGAGGACTGGGTGGAAGCGGTTCCAGCGGAGGTTGTACAG AAATACCCACGTTTCTACCAATCACTTTTCTCCCTGGAGCAAAGACCTCGCTCCTTGCAGCACCTGGCTCGCTGTGCACTCAGGACCTTCCTGGAGGGCCGGTTGCTTCTGgtcctgtctcagctgcacctgCCAAGGGCCTTGCACCGTTTCCTGCTGCTCAGCTTCGAGGATGTTCTCTACTAA
- the ASB10 gene encoding ankyrin repeat and SOCS box protein 10 isoform X1, protein MECTFPFSSATQRLLQLDQQKYSRYIRSRYHHGEHSLSPVGQGCQNSRLEPMECRDLLVQNALFTGDLEMVQKYFTKSAAINLIIEIKGDELRWTSRKFGLWSLSYEQELTTPLHITASRGYTDCLRLLLLRGAAVNFAPGGKTALHEACAAASTDCVRLLLSFGADPEAVSEDGYKPLHLCKSPDSFECVQQLLQHGASVNSRTEEEDDTALHVAARHGLTEHVQLLLRYGAELEAMNEEGQTPLNAACAQPHQPQDMDGYYRVCQLLVESGADINAADRDRQHPLHLACKNANAQVVELLLARGANVNVMNYSGNTALHNILQATAYKLEHHPELVVQALLNYGAIRIWPGSLLKVLRYCHTCPRVIEALMNSYDHVRVSEDWVEAVPAEVVQKYPRFYQSLFSLEQRPRSLQHLARCALRTFLEGRLLLVLSQLHLPRALHRFLLLSFEDVLY, encoded by the exons ATGGAGTGCACCTTTCCTTTCAGCTCTGCCACACAACGCTTGCTGCAGCTGGATCAGCAGAAGTACTCTCGGTATATAAGGTCCCGGTACCACCACGGTGAGCACAGCCTGAGCCCAGTCGGCCAGGGATGTCAGAACAGCCGCTTAGAGCCAATGGAGTGCCGGGATCTGCTGGTCCAGAACGCGCTCTTCACTGGGGACCTGGAGATGGTGCAGAAGTACTTCACCAAGAGCGCAGCCATCAATCTCATCATTGAGATCAAGGGTGATGAGCTGCGCTGGACTAGCAGGAAATTTG gaCTGTGGTCTCTGAGCTATGAGCAGGAGCTCACCACGCCGCTGCACATCACAGCCAGCCGGGGCTACACAGACTGCCTGCGGCTCCTGCTGCTCAGGGGTGCTGCCGTCAACTTCGCACCGGGGGGTAAGACTGCCCTGCATGAGGCTtgtgcagcagccagcacagacTGCGTGCGCCTGCTGCTCAGCTTTGGTGCTGACCCCGAGGCTGTCTCTGAGGATGGCTACAAGCCCCTGCATCTCTGCAAGAGCCCAGACTCCTTCGA GTGtgtccagcagctgctgcagcatggTGCCAGTGTGAACAGTCggacagaggaggaagacgaCACAGCGTTGCATGTAGCGGCACGGCATGGCCTAACAGAGCACGTTCAGCTGCTGCTGCGCTACggggcagagctggaggcaaTGAATGAGGAGGGACAGACACCACTGAATGCTGCCTGTGCGCAGCCCCACCAACCCCAGGACATGGACGGCTACTACCGGGTCTGCCAGCTGCTGGTGGAGAGTGGTGCTGACATCAACGCTGCAGATAGGGACCGGCAGCACCCGCTTCACCTGGCCTGCAAGAATGCTAATGCTCAAGTAGTAGAGTTACTGCTGGCCCGGGGTGCAAATGTCAACGTCATGAACTACAGCGGCAACACGGCACTGCACAATATCCTGCAAGCCACTGCCTACAAGCTCGAGCATCACCCAGAGCTTGTGGTGCAAGCCCTGCTCAACTATGGTGCCATCCGCATCTGGCCTGGCTCCCTGCTCAAG GTGCTGCGGTACTGCCATACCTGCCCGCGGGTCATCGAGGCCCTGATGAACAGCTACGACCACGTGCGCGTCTCCGAGGACTGGGTGGAAGCGGTTCCAGCGGAGGTTGTACAG AAATACCCACGTTTCTACCAATCACTTTTCTCCCTGGAGCAAAGACCTCGCTCCTTGCAGCACCTGGCTCGCTGTGCACTCAGGACCTTCCTGGAGGGCCGGTTGCTTCTGgtcctgtctcagctgcacctgCCAAGGGCCTTGCACCGTTTCCTGCTGCTCAGCTTCGAGGATGTTCTCTACTAA